The Archocentrus centrarchus isolate MPI-CPG fArcCen1 chromosome 3, fArcCen1, whole genome shotgun sequence sequence ACTCTGTCCTCTGACCAATCTGGTGAAGATCAAGTACATCAACTGTACGCACATTACATCACACTGTATGCACGCTGTGGCATAGTAACAGCAAAGCTTCAAACATTAAAGCAGAGCTTTTAAAAAGTTCACACTTAATATCAAATTCATTTACATCCTTTAGAATCAGTTATTCTGTTACATTGTTGCGCATGCAAACATCCtaaagcagaaataataatGTCAAACTTTGCAGCATTAAAATCCACTGACACACTTCTTGAGCTGTTACTTGTTGTTGGTGGTGTGTGTTTCACTGCTCGGCTTAGGAGCTGAGTTTTTAGCCTTTCTCAGTGACATCACAAACCACAGGAAGACGAAGAAACCTGCGTGGCATAAAGGAGGGGAAAGAGTGAAGTAAAGGTTTAGACTGTACAGGAAATACAAATTTAACTGTGCTGTAAGTCACTGTTTATCTatacacagtaaaaataaaagaaagaaatgtcatCTCAAAATCTGCTGCACATGCAagcatatattttaatattatttaccATTCACTCATAACACTGGAAGACTCCCAAACTGGCTGGTAAAAAAAGTTGCTGCTAATAACTGTCTGTCATTGGTGCCGCCTGGACAGGTTCCCAGTCCATAAAAGGCCCGACGCAAAATTCAAAGTCTTTTATAACTGCAAGATTTTCTAGTATCTGGCCCGTCAGACATAAACTgacccacactttgggaatctATACTGTTATTTCATATTACACTGTGTGCACAATTATTAGGCAAGTGAGTATTTTGACCATGTAATCATTTTTAGGCATATTTCCTAACTCCAAGCTGGATAAACTGGAATGCTTAATAGATTTAAGCATAACAGGTGATGTGTATCTATGTAATGAGGGAGGGTGTGGCCTAAGGAGGTCAATACCCTATATCAAGGTGTGCATAATTATTAGGCAGCTTTTTTCTTTGGGTAAAATGGGCCAAAAAAATGAGATTTAACTGACTCTGAAAAGTCAAAAATTACCAAAAGTCTCTCAGAGGGATGCAGCACTCTTGAAATTGCTAAGATATTGGGGTGTGATCACAGAACCATCAAACGTTTTGTTGCAAATAGTCAACAGGGTTACAGGAAACGTGTTGAGAAAAAAAGACGCAAATTAACTTCCAAGGATTTGAGAAGAATCAAGCATGAAGCTACCAGGAACCCATTATCTTCCAGTTCTGTCATATTCCAGAACTGCAACCTACCTGGAGTACCTAGAAATACAAGATGTTCAGTGCTCAGAGACATGGACAAGGTAAGGAAGGCTGAAACCCAACCACCAACGAACAAGACACATAAATTGAAGCGTCTAGACTGGGCCAAGAAATGTCTGAAGACAGATGTTTCAaaggttttatggactgatgaaatGAGAGTGACTCGTGACGGACCAGATGGATGGCCCGTGGCTGGATCAGAAATGGGCACAGAGCTCCACTTTGAGTCAGACGCCAGCAAGGGGGAGGTGGGGTACTGGTATGGGCTGGTATTATTAAAGATGAGCTGGTTGGACCTTTTCGGGTTGAAGATGTGCTCAAACTCAACTCCCAAGTCTACTGCCAGTTTTTAGAAGACACTTTCTTTAAGCAGTGGTTCAGGAATAAGTCTGCATCTTTCAAAAAGACCATGATTTTCACGCAGGACAATACTCCATCACATGCATCCAAGTACTCCTCTACACGGCTAGCCAGTAAAGGTGTTAAAGATGAAAAACCTATGACATGGCCCCCTTCCTCACCGGACCTGAACCCAACTGAGAACTTGTTTTAAAGGGAAGATTTACAGTGAAGGCAAACAGTACAGCTCTCTGAACAGTGTCTGGGAGGCTGTGGTTGCTGCTGCACAAAAAAGTTGATCATCAACTGATCAAGAAACTGACAGACTCCATGAATGGAAGCTTATCACTGTTATTGAAAAGAAGGGTGGCTATATTGGTcactgattttatatatatatatatatatatatatatatatatatatatatatatatatatatatatatatatatatatattagaaatGTTTATTGGAAAGTTTGTGAGCGTTTTGTTTATAATTCTTACTTGaacagatgaaaataaaaaagtgagatGGGAAACggtgtgtttttcatttaactGCGTAATAATTCTGCACAATAATAGTTGCCCAATAACTGTGCACATATAGATATTCTCCTAAGAAAGCCAAAACCTCACTTTTGCTTTCTTAAACATTCATGTTTGAGGTTTATTAACATTTTGGATTAACCACGAGCACTGTAGTTGGTGATAATAAGGATAATCCTTAAAAAATAAGACTTGCCTAATAATTGTGCACACAGTGTAGATTGACTATATCAGAAAAGACACTCCTATCAGACCTCTTAGAATtagctatttttttaaaatatacaataaCTCTTGTATCATTAATGAAatcatgcctaaatgcattaagACTCTtaatgcctaaatgcattaagTGTCTTAAAAACTACAATCAAATAACATACAAATATTAGATTTTCTAAGTTCCTGTTTGgtttaataactttatttgtcTCAGAAAGGAGAACACATTAATTTAAATGAGCTTGAACTCATAAAGCTACCAACAGTCAGATTGTGATTGGACAAATTTCCTTGGCCTCAGCCTTTTAGTGAAAAATAATTAGAATGTTGTTCACATGAACTATTGAGCAAAACTAGTGCTACACTGTGGAGGTTGAGCTACAAACTGTGGTAGCTTAATGTCAGTCATCAGCTTCAGCAGTGACCTGAGACAGAAGCACAGATGTACAGAAAGAACACAGTTTAACTTAGGAGCATCAGGTTATTTGACTTAATCACTTGTAACAATGTTACTCGAATGTCAGTCTGTTAAACAAGGTTCTGTCTTTACAGCTGCAGTTGGAAATGATATCTTTACATTAACAgaatcactgacacacacactgtggagaAGATTGTACTGACCTTGCAGTGGGTTCAGGATACAGAAGACGTAGAGGACAACAGTGTTCACTTGACCGAATGCGAAGAAGATCAGGCCCCAGGTAATGCCGAGCAGGGCGCTGACACCCAGCAGGGGAAGAATATTTTGCCCGACTTTCTTACGGTGAAGCTGCCCAAACTGGTTtgccaaacacagacagacacacgaCACAGCAGGTTAGAGACAATCTGAAACTAACAGTCTTTGAAATGTGTGACaacaaaaactcttcttcagtgTCTGGACTGTAACTCCAAATGGAGTTCTCTGGACTTTCTTGTTCTCTTACAGACACAGTGTTGGTTTGATGGGTTTTCAGGGGATAAAAGGACATGGAAGGATTTGGAAATTACTAAAATTATTTAGGcttaaagttcattttaaaaagattaCAAGAATAACACGCACCTCTGTGTTATAACCAACATTCACAACACGCTTGACTGTCACCATAAACATGATCATATTAAAGAGGAAGGCCATGGTGAAGATCCCTGTTGTCGTCACCGTCTTCACTATTTTATTAGTTATGTAGCATCTACAAAGAAAGGAGACAGAGATTTAGTCTCACACAGAAATGTAGATGACTCAGTGTTTCAGCTTAAATTAGCTTCTTGGTGAAATGAGCtttgctttgtctttttctgtgtaCTCTTTCATTTTCAACcttgaaatatataaaatctcTAATACACATGCAAAACAGTTAATAAGTCAACATGAATTATAATTCCTAATTTTACATGTTTACAAATTTTCTCCTTACATTTGAGCGTCTTCATCATGTGACCAGTCTGGAGAGACACGGCCATAAAAGCGTCTGTCTATGCCCACCACCACTGACACGATGACTGCAGGGAGACCTGAAACATAAGAATTGATATACAAGTTTGCTGACTGGAAACCACAGCTTCCTGTTTTTGAAGGATTTCCACTCACCCCATCCCACCACGCTGAGTTTGAGCAGGTATCTGCTGACACTAATGTTGAAGATTTTGATTAACAGAAGGTAGAGATGGAACCCCTCCAAGGCCATCCAGCTGAAAGTGGCCAGCAGGGAGTAATGAAGGGCAAGAGCCATGTAGAAACAAAGCCAGTGGGAggtctgtgctgctgcagctgtatgACTGGGCAGGAAGTGCAGGTTGAGGAGGATCAGGGCAATTACGAGGTTGATGTGGATCTTCATAGAGGAATCTTCTCTGAGTGTCCTGTTAGACAGAGGAATggtgacaaacaaaaccaagACGGGAAAAAGAGGATGGAGATACTTTTGATTACAGTGAGAAGAATGCAACCAGAGGAGAATAAATTACTGAATTATGATGAAGAGTAAAACAGTGACGACCAGGGCAAAGAGAGAAAcgctgcagccaatcagagtaaTGTATGCTAGTATCTCCTGGTCTGTCTTTGAGACGGAACCAGTTTCCTGTGGAGAAAAATAcactttcatgttattttgtcacattatcaGTGAAATTGAGGTTTTGCGgtattttaagttttatttactttatttacttGGTGCACAAATTCTGATCTTGGTGGTGCATTCATTTAAGAAGATTatcaacagtttttattttacattttacaaaagTCCAAACCTCCTTTTTGCTTTGTTAAATATTCAGATTTGACTTTATTATCATTTTGGATTGCCCAAGAGCACTGTAGttgttctataaaaaaaattaatcttcaaaaatgtaatttcccTAATAATTGTGAAAACAGTGAAGAGGTGTTCATACTGTTGTCacactgatgatcagttaatccagtctgattagcagcacctggctgctgcttatCTTAATTGCTGTGGGAAAAGCAATTACGTGctgagtttttcacaggactgcagagtcatgttttttttttttttttttttacatcagtgtagaatttaatttataaagacCACAAGACTCCATTTAGCAGTGGACCACAAATATGAAACTTACACATACTCATAAATAAACCTGTCAAGTTTAAAGCAAATATGATTTTAGAAGATTTTAGAAGTAACTGAAGAGCAGATGGTGTGATTTCTGAAATTAGCCCAATTTTTTGCCTATAATTTGTTGTTCACTGTAATCTGtataataaaaacagagcagTCCTACCATGAGCACACCGAAGTACGTGAAATGGTTACAGGAACAGGTGACGTTATTCTGACCAGGTGTCCAATGAGTGGAGCAGCCCTCACGACTAAAATCTTATAAGTCAAACAAACAGATGAGATGCTGTCACGTCTGAATTACATCAGCTCACTCAGAAATATGTCATGCTTAGTAATTTAATTTACAATACACACAGTTATGCTACACAATCCTGTTTATGACAGATGTGATGCTTGGTTACTCACTGTTTGTGGAAAAATTAAAGAACTGACAGGAAGGTCTTTGGTTttcctgtgacacacacacacacacacacacacacacacacacacacacacacacacacacacacacacacacacacacttacatttttgttttactatTATTGAAAAAATATACAATGActaattatataatttttagCAAATAAGCTACAGAGGGCAAGAATGAAGTAAATGATTAAATTGTAGTTACATTTATAGCGGTGGTAAAGTTCATGGTGATGTTGACAGGATCCTCGAGTCCTCTTATTTCCTTATCCTGCACACTCAGGATTACCAGTCTTTCATCATGTACTTCATATAAGACTCCCACATCACTCTACAATGCAGCACATTAATCAGTCAGTTTGAAAGTTTGTCCATTACTGTTTATGTAATATTTCCTCACAATCCTGACTGGAAAAAGCTGCTCAGTAATCTAGTTTcaatacacaaaaataaaatgttatgtaagATTTTCTAACTATTCTAATTATGTTAAAGGGGAAAAGCTACCTGGTGATCCACTCGCACTATTTTTAATCAGTCATCTACATCCCAGTAAAAACACAGGGTCAGTCTCTCCTACTTCCGTAAAAATTTCCCTAAATTTCTATTGATTTAcatctttggaaaaaaaaaagtacctctTCCTGTTTTGTAAACAGCCTGCGCAATGTGTGAACCTGCTGATGAACCTTTTTTTTATAAGACACACTAAATAGGTGTGTGTTATATCacaaatatactgtatgtttttactgcagcatTTAGATATGTTAGTATCTTAATTAGATTTCTAATATATAATAACTGCAAAACACTGATCACATACTCAACATTCTGAAATAAATTCTgaattattttcattcatttaatttaatgaagTTTGTCCTCTCATGGTTAAAAGTTTCCTGTCAATCGTAAAATCATGTGTGTGAATTTACAGTTGTTGGTAAAACCAAATCAAATAAAGTGTTGCCAAAGACACAAATTAACATTAGAGTTTAAACAAATGCAGTCTGACCCTGTTGGTTTCAGGCAGCTTATACAGAGCGAAGATGATCTTGTCATGTGGTTCAATATTCAGGTCCTTTGGTAGTTGAACACGCACTTTGCTGTTGGTGACTTCAGTCAAATTTGCCTGTATCATTggcagaaacagaaagagaagctTTGTATCAGCATAAAGGAATCTCATAGCTACTGTACACCTGATGGTATTTGAGATGAATGAAATATGAATAGCATACATTTCTATTAATTGTTAAATGTTGAAATACCTGATGAGACAATAATATGATCTGCTAATGGTGCTCAAGGCACGGTGACAGATATCAAAGCAGGAACTCAGTAAAATGATTCATTTGagatttgtatattttttaaagatttgtcaTTTAGTAGTTTTGAGATATATCAGCCCAGACAGACATTTGCTAGACATGATTGATTTTTCCTAAAAGTCTCCCAGGAAATGAAAACaatactgtgatttttttttttttttacctcattcTCACTGGCATAAATTTCAAGGCCGTTAAAGGGACCACTGGATTTGAACACGAGGGCCACAACATTGTCAAAGTATTTTGTTGTAACATTCGCTGTTACATCAAATGCGCCTAAAAGATTCTCCAGGCTCTTCATGGCTCTGGTGGGAAAAGACaagaatatatgaaaatgcACTATTTTGCTTTACATCCTTTCATTAATTCCGTAACAgaatattattaaatattacttTAACCTTAAGCTTCTGCTCCTCATGTTTTACTCTCCTGTATAACATATTTCATCAAAGATGTTTCTCACTGACACAAacaccaaatcccaacaaatTATAAAATAAGTTCAGTATTAAAGGAATAAAATGCTTACACAACAGGGTTGTCTTGGTTTGAACCTTTCAAAGTGGCTGTTGTATAATTcaaacagcagtcagctgtACAGCAGATCAAAGGAAACAGATAACACCCACAtaaaaatacttaatttatGTATCAAAGTTTCAGTGCAAAACACACATTGTTCAGTCTATCATGCACTTGTACCCATAgagtactgtatata is a genomic window containing:
- the LOC115778260 gene encoding adhesion G-protein coupled receptor G1-like, with the translated sequence MNFTTAINENQRPSCQFFNFSTNNFSREGCSTHWTPGQNNVTCSCNHFTYFGVLMETGSVSKTDQEILAYITLIGCSVSLFALVVTVLLFIIIQTLREDSSMKIHINLVIALILLNLHFLPSHTAAAAQTSHWLCFYMALALHYSLLATFSWMALEGFHLYLLLIKIFNISVSRYLLKLSVVGWGLPAVIVSVVVGIDRRFYGRVSPDWSHDEDAQICYITNKIVKTVTTTGIFTMAFLFNMIMFMVTVKRVVNLHRKKVGQNILPLLGVSALLGITWGLIFFAFGQVNTVVLYVFCILNPLQGFFVFLWFVMSLRKAKNSAPKPSSETHTTNNK